A single genomic interval of Koleobacter methoxysyntrophicus harbors:
- a CDS encoding accessory gene regulator ArgB-like protein — protein MGIEEISRILALKISSRISLKSEEREIIEYGLKVFLSEVLSLSILFIVLFVAGLIKTGMSILIPAGMLRKFSGGAHCSSPMCCTILGVMTVPLFAFSVERLLILGENKLLAAAVCLNVLSFFNCLKYAPADSPQKPINEVSKKRLKRGALLLILIAFSVLIAGYLLRYIDISFLLAASVGFFYQSITLTPAGYGFTASMDRLMRKII, from the coding sequence ATGGGTATTGAAGAAATTTCTAGAATATTAGCGCTTAAAATTTCTTCAAGGATTTCTTTAAAAAGCGAGGAGCGGGAAATCATTGAATACGGATTAAAGGTCTTCCTTTCTGAGGTTCTTTCTTTGTCAATATTATTTATAGTGCTGTTCGTAGCGGGTTTAATAAAGACGGGTATGAGTATTCTAATTCCAGCAGGAATGCTGCGGAAGTTTTCTGGAGGGGCACACTGCAGTTCCCCTATGTGCTGCACCATATTAGGGGTTATGACTGTTCCGCTGTTTGCATTTTCGGTTGAAAGGCTGCTAATTTTGGGAGAAAATAAATTACTAGCAGCAGCAGTTTGCTTGAATGTTTTGAGTTTTTTTAACTGTTTAAAATATGCGCCGGCTGATTCCCCGCAAAAGCCGATTAATGAGGTATCTAAAAAAAGGCTGAAGAGGGGTGCCCTTTTGTTGATTTTAATTGCTTTCTCGGTTTTAATAGCGGGTTATCTTTTACGTTACATCGATATATCATTCCTGTTAGCAGCATCAGTCGGTTTTTTTTATCAAAGTATTACCCTGACTCCTGCCGGTTATGGATTTACAGCGTCCATGGACAGGCTAATGCGGAAAATCATATAG
- a CDS encoding aminopeptidase yields the protein MKDPRIETLAKNLISYSVELKRGEKVLIEVSGSETILTGEIIKQVYQAGGIPFVNIKSPRISRELLMGATEESIKAMASYDIVRMKDMKAYIGIYAADNVNEFSDVPPEKLKIFMEHYSKPVHSNIRVRNTKWCVLRYPTPSMAQMAEMSTEAFEDFYFNVCNLDYNKMSKAMDPLVELMEKTDRVKILGPGTNLSFSIKGIPAIKCDGKFNIPDGEVFTAPVKESVEGHITFNTPTVFQGETFYNIYLEFKKGRIIKATSDKTEKLNHILDTDKGARYIGEFAIGLNPYVEKPMKDTLFDEKIMGSFHLTPGHCYDESSNGNESAIHWDMVCIQRKEYGGGEIYFDDILVRKDGIFVLDELKDLNPKALR from the coding sequence TTGAAAGATCCGAGGATTGAAACCCTGGCGAAAAATCTTATTTCTTATTCGGTGGAATTGAAACGGGGCGAAAAAGTCTTGATAGAGGTATCGGGAAGTGAGACAATTCTTACCGGAGAGATAATTAAGCAGGTCTATCAGGCAGGCGGCATCCCTTTTGTTAACATAAAATCCCCACGTATCTCGAGGGAATTATTAATGGGAGCAACGGAGGAGAGCATTAAGGCGATGGCATCTTATGATATAGTAAGGATGAAGGATATGAAGGCCTATATCGGCATTTATGCAGCAGATAATGTCAACGAATTTTCCGATGTTCCACCCGAAAAACTCAAAATCTTCATGGAACATTACAGTAAACCAGTTCACAGCAATATACGTGTAAGGAATACAAAATGGTGCGTCCTCCGGTACCCTACGCCCTCTATGGCTCAAATGGCTGAAATGAGCACTGAAGCCTTTGAAGACTTTTATTTCAACGTGTGCAACCTGGACTACAATAAGATGTCTAAGGCAATGGACCCTCTGGTTGAATTGATGGAGAAGACTGATAGGGTTAAGATATTGGGCCCGGGGACAAATTTAAGTTTCTCAATTAAAGGGATTCCGGCAATTAAGTGTGACGGCAAGTTTAACATCCCTGATGGAGAGGTTTTTACTGCACCCGTAAAGGAGTCCGTGGAGGGGCATATTACATTTAATACACCGACGGTGTTCCAGGGGGAAACCTTTTATAACATCTATCTGGAATTCAAAAAAGGCAGGATAATAAAAGCGACTTCGGATAAAACTGAGAAATTAAACCACATCCTTGATACCGATAAAGGGGCAAGGTATATAGGGGAATTCGCTATAGGGTTGAATCCCTATGTAGAAAAACCTATGAAGGATACACTCTTTGATGAAAAAATAATGGGAAGTTTTCACCTCACACCTGGCCATTGTTATGATGAAAGCAGCAACGGAAATGAGTCGGCCATACACTGGGATATGGTATGCATCCAGAGGAAGGAATACGGCGGAGGAGAGATATATTTCGATGACATTCTTGTGAGGAAAGACGGGATTTTTGTTTTGGATGAGTTAAAGGATTTGAACCCGAAGGCGTTGAGATAG
- a CDS encoding IS4 family transposase: MQGKDTTNSTFNQLFEPIFSQKFHQLLQKLEVDKYVKKLTAIKFIILMVFAQLEQLRSLREISNNLCNREFSKAIKLDSISFSQLSRKLRSMMPETVQTLFQDLVRQVGFQTGFKPIRQELGNLYLIDSSIISLCITRYRWASFRKTKGGIKIHLRLRLFEKGVLPDAAIITPAKKADKTQMDELVVESKDAFNVFDRGYLDYKKFDDYCEQGIFFASRLKKNALVEVVKELPVKPGSVIKKDRIVILGKDGLTKMHHPLRSIETEDLNGNPIIIITNNFELPAEEIGDIYRYRWQIELFFKWIKQHLYIKHFYSLSQQAVEMQLYIALIAYCMLKLIKLKTGYEGPLLQIQRLLKTCLYEPFPYFVQKLYRKPKRSSKGRRKIDHERIFQETLRQVIAGEADHLDDLTYDPVIL, encoded by the coding sequence ATGCAAGGCAAGGATACCACAAATTCCACATTTAATCAACTGTTTGAACCAATTTTTTCACAAAAATTTCATCAACTGCTGCAAAAACTAGAAGTTGATAAGTATGTCAAAAAGCTAACGGCCATTAAATTTATTATTTTAATGGTCTTTGCCCAACTGGAGCAACTAAGGTCATTAAGGGAAATCAGCAATAACCTTTGTAACAGAGAATTCAGCAAAGCAATCAAACTTGATTCCATTAGCTTTTCCCAGCTTTCTCGCAAATTAAGAAGCATGATGCCGGAAACGGTTCAGACCCTTTTTCAGGATCTTGTACGGCAGGTGGGTTTCCAAACAGGGTTTAAACCCATAAGACAGGAACTGGGCAACCTTTACCTGATCGATTCCTCGATTATCAGCCTTTGTATAACCCGCTATCGCTGGGCAAGTTTTAGGAAAACCAAAGGCGGTATCAAGATACACTTAAGACTGAGGTTGTTTGAAAAAGGGGTCCTCCCCGATGCTGCCATAATTACTCCTGCTAAGAAAGCGGATAAAACCCAGATGGATGAACTGGTTGTTGAATCAAAAGATGCCTTTAACGTTTTCGACCGGGGTTATCTCGATTATAAAAAGTTTGATGATTACTGCGAACAAGGAATATTTTTTGCCAGCCGCTTAAAGAAAAACGCCTTGGTAGAAGTAGTTAAAGAACTCCCTGTAAAGCCCGGCAGCGTCATTAAAAAAGATCGCATCGTTATCCTGGGCAAAGACGGATTGACAAAGATGCACCACCCCCTAAGGTCTATCGAAACAGAAGACCTTAACGGCAACCCGATCATTATTATTACGAACAACTTTGAACTGCCTGCGGAAGAAATAGGCGATATCTACCGCTACCGCTGGCAGATCGAGCTTTTCTTCAAGTGGATTAAGCAGCATCTGTATATTAAACATTTTTACAGTTTAAGCCAGCAGGCCGTAGAAATGCAGCTCTACATAGCTCTTATCGCCTATTGTATGTTGAAGCTAATCAAGCTAAAAACAGGTTATGAAGGGCCGTTACTGCAGATTCAAAGACTTCTTAAAACCTGCCTTTACGAACCATTTCCTTATTTTGTCCAGAAGCTTTATCGTAAGCCTAAACGAAGCTCCAAAGGACGGCGGAAAATAGACCATGAAAGGATATTTCAAGAAACCCTAAGGCAGGTGATAGCAGGCGAGGCGGATCATTTGGACGATTTAACTTATGATCCGGTAATACTCTAA
- a CDS encoding HEPN domain-containing protein, whose product MKAEPLHEGKRWMTQAEYDLKDAEFTFKGKRYNLTCFLAQQSAEKALKAFLYSKGAEQVWGHSVAELCEEAIKIDEIFKKLKSEAAPLDKFYIPTRYPNGLPGGIPAEAFDKYDAERGLEMAKRVINFIKEKLGEE is encoded by the coding sequence ATGAAAGCTGAGCCGTTGCATGAGGGAAAACGGTGGATGACTCAGGCCGAATATGATTTAAAGGATGCTGAATTTACCTTTAAAGGGAAAAGATATAATCTAACGTGTTTTCTAGCCCAACAATCGGCAGAAAAGGCTTTAAAAGCATTTCTTTATTCTAAAGGGGCAGAACAGGTATGGGGACATAGTGTAGCTGAATTATGTGAAGAAGCTATTAAAATTGATGAAATATTTAAAAAACTAAAATCTGAAGCAGCTCCATTGGATAAGTTTTATATACCGACACGGTACCCAAATGGTTTACCGGGGGGTATACCTGCAGAAGCCTTTGATAAATATGATGCTGAAAGGGGACTAGAAATGGCCAAGCGAGTTATAAATTTTATTAAAGAAAAGTTGGGAGAGGAGTAA
- a CDS encoding histidine kinase dimerization/phospho-acceptor domain-containing protein, producing the protein MNDNEETGIKNLNEYLAVIQIVSLLLLLIISSSLLPGEANKLPDNFKIITIGIWVIGLFFIYIIWIFFLGRRKRRINTKPSRLDILLSIIYFFLITAIIYKTGAHESPYKNIFLLLVVMHTLKFGTVFGAVSVIFSSIGIMLNDLIILKRISNNPYLEADIVLIGVLIITNWLLGSFIKMIEDDAVHRARLETIAEMAGEVAHEIRNPLVAVKGFIQLEGLKEESSLDKGVIKLLLREIQRIEEIIAEFLKLGEAYELKVTEIDLRVLFKRIKLMMKTQLGFKNIFIEIKVDEHVPLIKGDVMLLRQVFVNIVKKAFETVGNGGKVEISASYVNNEVKVEISANRKTRGPFLHAQKEKQAIGLTINEMIIEKHKGRIEVLTKSDGGLQFTVFLPA; encoded by the coding sequence ATGAATGATAATGAAGAAACGGGGATAAAGAATTTAAACGAATATCTTGCTGTTATTCAAATTGTTAGCCTTCTGCTGTTACTTATAATTAGCAGCTCTCTACTACCCGGTGAAGCAAACAAGTTGCCCGACAATTTCAAGATTATAACTATCGGTATATGGGTAATAGGTTTATTCTTTATTTATATAATTTGGATTTTCTTTTTAGGGAGAAGAAAAAGAAGAATAAACACCAAACCTAGCAGACTAGATATATTATTGTCAATTATTTATTTTTTTTTGATTACAGCAATCATATACAAAACTGGAGCACATGAGAGCCCTTACAAAAATATATTTTTACTTTTAGTGGTAATGCACACATTAAAATTCGGAACGGTATTTGGTGCAGTATCAGTTATATTCAGTTCCATCGGTATTATGTTAAATGACCTAATAATATTAAAACGGATTTCAAACAATCCTTACCTTGAAGCTGATATAGTTTTAATAGGTGTCCTTATTATAACTAACTGGCTGCTTGGGAGTTTTATTAAAATGATAGAGGATGATGCCGTTCATAGGGCGCGTTTGGAAACAATTGCGGAAATGGCAGGGGAAGTTGCTCACGAAATAAGGAACCCCCTGGTTGCTGTTAAGGGTTTTATTCAATTGGAAGGCTTAAAAGAAGAATCTTCCCTTGACAAAGGGGTAATTAAGCTGCTTTTGCGCGAAATTCAAAGGATTGAGGAAATAATTGCAGAATTTCTAAAACTCGGTGAAGCTTATGAACTAAAAGTAACAGAAATAGATTTGAGGGTACTTTTTAAAAGAATTAAATTAATGATGAAAACTCAGTTAGGGTTCAAAAACATATTTATAGAAATAAAAGTGGATGAACATGTGCCGTTGATTAAAGGGGATGTTATGCTTTTAAGACAGGTATTTGTTAATATCGTCAAAAAAGCCTTTGAAACTGTTGGTAACGGCGGGAAAGTGGAGATTAGCGCAAGTTACGTAAATAATGAAGTCAAAGTTGAAATAAGTGCCAATAGAAAAACCAGAGGGCCTTTTTTACATGCCCAAAAAGAAAAACAGGCCATTGGGTTGACAATAAATGAAATGATTATAGAAAAACATAAAGGGCGTATTGAAGTATTAACGAAATCAGATGGAGGCCTGCAATTTACGGTTTTTTTGCCTGCTTAG
- a CDS encoding cyclic lactone autoinducer peptide — protein MKKLIKLAFVFFAAFLTLIAQINAVSACSFLWYQPELPNSLKK, from the coding sequence ATGAAAAAACTGATAAAGCTGGCATTTGTTTTCTTTGCTGCTTTTTTAACTTTGATAGCCCAAATTAACGCCGTATCCGCATGTTCTTTCCTTTGGTACCAGCCTGAACTGCCGAACAGCCTGAAAAAATAA
- a CDS encoding DUF3656 domain-containing U32 family peptidase has translation MLNSLPELLAPAGSWDSFRAAVENGADAVYLGGKAFSARSYAANFDNHEVERAVEYAHLRGVRIYVTVNTLLDNGELMQAAEYTRFLNNIGVDGIIVQDLGLLHIIKNSLPDMEIHASTQMTIHNIEGAKALEEMGVNRIVLARELSLEEIKEIARETAVELEVFVHGALCFCYSGQCLMSSLIGGRSGNRGKCAQPCRLKFSLKASDGRIVMEDKHILSPKDLNMIKFLPELVNISGIKALKIEGRMKRPEYVAVVTRAYRRALDRIRDNPECFNIEDEEYRELIQIFSRGFTTGYYYGRPGRNMMSYESGKNRGLLIGKVQNVDKGGLSFIRLYGSLSRGDGIEVWSRKGNSYGTTIDYMEINGEKAEKGSRGQIAGIKMRGRVHQGDLVYKTSDIGLIARAQQSFAGEKPLRKIPVVMEAELMAGKPLSLKIKDLDGNEVTVFSKSYVERAVNKPLTESDIRSKLDRLGNTPYRLESLKIKMDNGVTLPFRELNETRRQGVDLLSKERIRRYTRKGIEYRDFQDRIFPLFISEGQQTTKKKTSLTVRVDSVRGVKIACESGADEIYFGGEGFFGKGFCIGEYREALEIAGRYDKKMYFALPRITDVAQMEEIKGRIKVLKDLKPYGFLASNIGILYELKEYDVNCIADFPLNVFNSLTAKVLNERFNVSRITLSPELRLSQIRDIVSGPTFMELEVIGHGFLPMMVTKHCIIQSIVLGGSPNECAGICKKGEEYVLLDRMKKEFPLWQDDNCHTHIMNCVELMTLEEVPQLVNTGIFSLRIEGRRREYGLAEVIRVYRKVLDMGDEGLDSPDVQKFIESMKTRGYTKGHLLRGVE, from the coding sequence ATGCTTAACAGTCTTCCCGAACTTCTCGCTCCGGCCGGCAGCTGGGACAGCTTCAGGGCAGCCGTTGAAAATGGGGCAGATGCCGTATATTTAGGGGGCAAAGCCTTCAGTGCTCGGAGCTATGCTGCGAATTTTGATAACCATGAAGTAGAAAGAGCCGTCGAATATGCCCATCTCCGGGGAGTAAGGATATATGTTACTGTTAATACCCTCCTGGATAATGGAGAATTAATGCAGGCTGCAGAATATACCAGATTTTTAAATAACATTGGAGTGGACGGAATAATTGTTCAGGATTTAGGTCTGCTCCATATAATTAAAAACAGTCTGCCGGATATGGAAATTCATGCGAGCACCCAGATGACCATCCACAATATCGAGGGGGCTAAGGCCCTTGAGGAGATGGGAGTAAATAGAATCGTCCTGGCCAGAGAGCTTTCTCTGGAGGAAATAAAGGAAATAGCCCGCGAGACTGCGGTAGAGCTTGAAGTATTCGTTCACGGGGCCCTTTGTTTTTGTTATTCAGGGCAGTGCCTTATGAGCAGCCTTATAGGCGGCAGAAGCGGAAACAGGGGGAAATGTGCCCAGCCGTGCCGCCTCAAGTTTTCCCTAAAGGCATCAGACGGAAGAATAGTAATGGAGGATAAGCACATATTAAGCCCAAAAGACCTGAATATGATTAAATTCCTTCCCGAGCTGGTAAATATCAGTGGAATAAAGGCTCTTAAAATCGAAGGGAGGATGAAACGACCCGAATATGTGGCCGTTGTCACCAGGGCATACCGGCGAGCCCTTGACAGGATCAGGGATAACCCTGAATGCTTCAATATAGAGGATGAAGAATACCGGGAGCTAATTCAGATATTCAGCAGGGGTTTTACTACGGGCTATTATTACGGAAGACCCGGAAGGAATATGATGAGTTATGAAAGCGGCAAGAACCGGGGTTTATTGATAGGTAAGGTCCAAAATGTCGATAAGGGAGGGCTGAGTTTTATCAGACTTTACGGCAGTCTGAGCAGGGGTGACGGTATTGAAGTGTGGAGCCGAAAGGGGAACAGTTACGGGACCACCATCGATTATATGGAGATAAACGGGGAAAAAGCAGAGAAGGGCAGCAGGGGCCAGATTGCCGGAATCAAAATGAGGGGAAGAGTGCATCAGGGGGACCTTGTATATAAAACATCTGATATAGGCCTCATTGCAAGGGCGCAGCAGAGCTTTGCAGGAGAAAAACCCTTACGAAAAATACCTGTAGTTATGGAAGCGGAACTAATGGCAGGAAAGCCTTTAAGCTTGAAAATAAAAGACCTAGACGGAAATGAGGTAACCGTTTTTTCAAAATCCTATGTGGAAAGGGCTGTAAACAAACCCCTTACCGAAAGTGATATCAGGTCAAAACTTGATAGGCTTGGGAATACCCCGTATCGTTTGGAAAGTTTGAAGATAAAGATGGATAATGGGGTTACCCTTCCTTTCAGGGAACTTAATGAAACCCGGAGGCAGGGGGTAGACCTTCTCAGCAAAGAAAGGATTCGAAGATACACACGTAAAGGAATTGAATACAGGGATTTTCAGGATAGGATTTTCCCGCTGTTTATATCTGAGGGGCAGCAAACAACAAAGAAGAAGACCTCTTTAACGGTTAGGGTGGATAGTGTCAGGGGGGTAAAAATAGCCTGTGAGTCAGGGGCAGATGAGATATATTTCGGAGGGGAAGGCTTTTTTGGAAAAGGATTTTGTATCGGGGAATACAGGGAAGCCCTGGAAATCGCCGGGAGATACGATAAAAAGATGTATTTTGCCTTACCCAGAATTACTGATGTTGCCCAAATGGAAGAAATCAAAGGTCGTATCAAGGTTTTAAAAGACCTTAAGCCCTATGGATTTTTAGCCAGCAATATAGGTATTTTATATGAACTGAAGGAATATGATGTTAATTGCATTGCCGATTTCCCCTTAAATGTGTTTAATTCCCTGACAGCTAAAGTCTTAAATGAAAGGTTCAATGTAAGCCGGATAACCCTTTCTCCTGAATTAAGATTGTCCCAAATTCGTGATATAGTTTCGGGACCTACTTTTATGGAGCTGGAAGTAATAGGCCACGGCTTCCTGCCCATGATGGTTACAAAACACTGCATTATTCAGAGTATTGTTTTAGGGGGGAGCCCCAACGAATGCGCGGGGATCTGCAAAAAGGGGGAAGAATATGTTTTACTGGACAGAATGAAAAAGGAATTTCCCTTATGGCAGGATGATAATTGCCATACCCACATTATGAACTGTGTAGAACTCATGACCCTGGAAGAGGTCCCTCAATTAGTAAATACGGGAATATTCAGCCTGAGAATAGAGGGCCGCCGGAGGGAATATGGTTTAGCCGAAGTTATAAGAGTTTACAGAAAGGTTCTTGATATGGGGGATGAGGGGCTGGATAGTCCGGATGTTCAGAAATTTATTGAAAGCATGAAAACCAGGGGTTATACTAAAGGCCATTTATTAAGGGGAGTAGAATAA
- a CDS encoding bifunctional diguanylate cyclase/phosphohydrolase, with protein sequence MLSLWNYFQKNITGCSFVPKILDVFILLIFFFSITFIIYFTGAHESNYKNLYFLLTIIYTLRFGLNFGIAVSMLSSAGIVFNDIVLQPALEYNIYLESDLITIAILFLTSWLLGNFIKTEEKRLQQLEKIANVDGLTGLYNHRFFQEKLDWEIKKCERNKKSLALMMIDIDFFKLYNDSYGHLKGDILLKEFSQIILSNIRKCDTAARYGGDEFTVIFPDLDGKQARSIGERLQKTIKEKFNKDFNFTNNTMSVSIGIALYPEHADNKKDLIKKADEAMYKAKYVNNKIQLYYSVLDDLKSTMNNSEIELLNSIKTLISIINAKDRYTFGHSERVVCYTRVIAEALGLKGKDLKTLIYGAYLHDIGKIEIDREILNKQGALTEDEWEIIKKHPNWGADIIKPISSLVDSLPVILYHHEKMDGTGYPFGLKGREIPLSARILAVADSFDAMTSDRPYKKAMSLKEAIKELERDCNTHFDSKIVRAFVQVIDKYKNVDEILDDLSIKDF encoded by the coding sequence ATGTTAAGTCTCTGGAATTATTTTCAGAAAAACATAACCGGCTGCAGTTTTGTGCCCAAGATATTAGATGTTTTTATCTTGCTAATTTTCTTCTTTTCAATAACCTTTATAATATATTTTACAGGTGCCCATGAAAGCAATTATAAAAACCTTTACTTCCTTTTAACTATAATATATACCTTAAGGTTTGGTTTGAATTTTGGAATTGCGGTTTCTATGCTCAGCTCCGCAGGTATTGTGTTTAATGATATTGTACTCCAACCGGCTCTTGAATACAACATCTATTTAGAATCCGATTTGATAACTATAGCCATCCTCTTTTTAACCAGCTGGCTTTTAGGAAACTTCATTAAAACCGAGGAAAAACGCCTGCAGCAGCTTGAAAAAATAGCTAATGTCGACGGGCTTACAGGTTTATACAACCATCGTTTTTTCCAGGAGAAACTGGATTGGGAAATAAAAAAGTGCGAACGGAACAAAAAGAGCCTTGCACTAATGATGATAGATATAGATTTTTTTAAACTATATAATGACTCTTACGGCCACTTAAAAGGTGATATCTTATTAAAGGAATTCAGTCAGATTATATTAAGTAATATCAGAAAATGCGATACTGCTGCAAGATACGGCGGTGATGAATTTACTGTAATATTCCCGGATCTAGATGGGAAGCAGGCACGGTCCATAGGAGAGCGGCTGCAAAAGACTATCAAGGAAAAATTTAATAAGGATTTTAATTTTACGAATAATACCATGTCGGTTTCTATTGGGATAGCCCTATACCCTGAACATGCGGATAATAAAAAGGACTTGATAAAAAAAGCAGATGAAGCCATGTATAAGGCTAAATATGTTAACAATAAAATCCAGCTGTATTATTCGGTACTGGATGACTTAAAATCAACTATGAATAATTCCGAAATTGAGCTGTTAAATTCAATAAAAACCCTCATTTCTATAATTAATGCAAAGGATAGGTATACATTCGGTCATTCAGAAAGGGTTGTCTGTTATACAAGGGTTATAGCAGAAGCCTTGGGTTTAAAAGGAAAAGATTTAAAAACACTGATATATGGAGCTTATCTGCATGATATAGGGAAGATTGAGATAGATAGAGAAATTTTAAATAAGCAGGGGGCATTAACTGAGGATGAGTGGGAAATTATAAAAAAACATCCTAATTGGGGGGCTGACATAATTAAGCCCATATCTTCCCTTGTAGATTCCCTGCCTGTAATATTGTACCATCATGAAAAAATGGACGGGACGGGCTATCCTTTTGGTTTAAAAGGTAGAGAGATTCCTTTATCTGCAAGAATATTAGCGGTTGCCGATAGTTTTGATGCCATGACCTCTGATAGACCTTATAAAAAAGCAATGTCTTTAAAAGAAGCAATAAAAGAATTGGAGAGGGACTGTAATACCCACTTTGATTCAAAGATTGTCAGGGCTTTTGTTCAGGTAATCGATAAATATAAAAACGTAGACGAAATTTTGGATGATTTAAGTATTAAGGATTTCTAA